In the Pseudonocardia cypriaca genome, one interval contains:
- the nikB gene encoding nickel ABC transporter permease, translated as MAAYLARRLAFSVFVLWGAVTIIFLVLRLVPGDPALLILGSDATPDQVAALRAQLGLDQPLLVQYSAYLADVARLDFGPSYRLSGDALGLVVERLPATAELAVVALSLSLLVGIPLGIVAALRVNTVADRFVSVFSLISQSTPSFWVGIVLILVLSRTFGLLPSAGTGSPAHMVLPAVTLALPFLAILVRLTRSGLLEVIHEGYVQTARAKGLTERVVIFPHAIRNALIPIVTVVGLQFGALLGGTVIVETVFSWPGVGRLLIDSISHRDYGVVQAAVLVIAAGFVLINLVVDVLYGYLDPRVRLAGRA; from the coding sequence ATGGCGGCCTACCTCGCCCGGCGGCTCGCCTTCTCCGTGTTCGTCCTGTGGGGCGCCGTCACGATCATCTTCCTGGTGCTGCGCCTCGTCCCCGGCGATCCCGCGCTGCTCATCCTCGGCTCGGACGCCACGCCGGACCAGGTGGCGGCGCTCCGCGCCCAGCTCGGCCTCGACCAGCCGCTGCTCGTGCAGTACAGCGCCTACCTCGCCGACGTCGCCCGGCTCGACTTCGGCCCGTCGTACCGGCTCTCGGGCGACGCCCTCGGCCTCGTGGTGGAGCGACTGCCCGCCACCGCGGAGCTCGCCGTGGTGGCGCTCTCCCTCTCGCTGCTGGTCGGGATCCCGCTCGGCATCGTCGCCGCGCTGCGCGTGAACACCGTCGCCGACCGGTTCGTCTCGGTGTTCTCGCTGATCAGCCAGTCCACGCCGTCGTTCTGGGTGGGCATCGTGCTGATCCTGGTGCTCTCCCGCACCTTCGGCCTGCTCCCGAGCGCCGGCACCGGTTCCCCGGCCCACATGGTGCTGCCGGCCGTCACGCTCGCACTGCCGTTCCTCGCGATCCTCGTGCGGCTCACCCGCAGCGGCCTCCTCGAGGTGATCCACGAGGGCTACGTGCAGACCGCGCGCGCCAAGGGCCTCACCGAGCGGGTGGTGATCTTCCCGCACGCCATCCGCAACGCGCTCATCCCGATCGTCACGGTCGTCGGCCTGCAGTTCGGCGCCCTGCTCGGCGGCACCGTGATCGTCGAGACCGTCTTCTCGTGGCCGGGTGTCGGGCGGCTGCTCATCGACTCGATCTCCCACCGCGACTACGGCGTCGTGCAGGCGGCGGTGCTCGTGATCGCCGCCGGGTTCGTGCTGATCAACCTCGTGGTCGACGTCCTCTACGGCTACCTCGACCCACGGGTGCGGCTGGCGGGCCGGGCATGA
- a CDS encoding spermidine synthase: MTGEVVERTSGLAGELVLRRDGEHHEIVANGVFLMDTRGGSSERLLVSAAADRMPPPGRMLIGGLGVGFSLAAALVHPAVTAVEVVEREAAVIRWNRGPLAALHGDALADPRVAVHEADVADRIATAAPASFDAICLDTDNGPDWLVSPANARLYTDSGLAAAARSLTPAGVLAVWSAAPSPALVARMGGLFVDVMTLEVPVARGAPDVVVLGRQPR; encoded by the coding sequence GTGACCGGCGAGGTGGTCGAGCGCACCAGCGGGCTCGCGGGCGAGCTGGTGCTGCGCCGGGACGGGGAGCACCACGAGATCGTCGCGAACGGGGTGTTCCTCATGGACACCCGCGGCGGCAGCTCCGAACGGCTGCTCGTCTCGGCGGCGGCGGATCGCATGCCGCCACCGGGCCGGATGCTCATCGGCGGGCTCGGGGTCGGGTTCTCGCTGGCCGCCGCGCTCGTGCACCCCGCCGTCACCGCGGTCGAGGTGGTCGAGCGCGAGGCCGCGGTGATCCGGTGGAACCGCGGTCCCCTCGCCGCGCTGCACGGTGACGCGCTCGCCGACCCGCGCGTCGCCGTGCACGAGGCGGACGTCGCCGATCGGATCGCGACGGCCGCGCCGGCCTCGTTCGACGCGATCTGCCTCGACACGGACAACGGGCCGGACTGGCTGGTCAGCCCGGCCAACGCCCGGCTCTACACCGACTCCGGCCTCGCCGCCGCCGCTCGGTCCCTCACCCCCGCCGGGGTGCTGGCCGTGTGGAGCGCCGCCCCCTCCCCCGCGCTCGTGGCGCGGATGGGCGGGCTCTTCGTCGACGTCATGACGCTCGAGGTGCCGGTGGCCCGCGGCGCACCGGACGTCGTCGTGCTCGGGAGGCAGCCCCGCTGA
- a CDS encoding ABC transporter ATP-binding protein yields MLPAPERPAPARDRPAPLLSVEDLRVQFRTATGVITPVDGLSFEIAPGETLAVLGESGSGKSVTAQAVMGLLQAGRITGGRIVYDGVDLLTRPAADVRRLRGSEMAMVFQDPLSSLNPVFRVGTQIGEMFRRHRGASRREAKAAAVDLMKRVGIPDAAKRVDDYPHQFSGGMRQRVMIAMAIALDPRLLIADEPTTALDVTVQAQVMALLASLQQEYGMALVLITHDLGVVADVADRMLLMYAGRAAETGPIREVYERPAHPYAAGLMASLPSIADGQDRLTPIPGAPPNLAALPSGCPFHPRCPYAVDRCRDERPQLRPVPRAGRAAACHRAEEVLDGA; encoded by the coding sequence ATGCTCCCTGCCCCCGAACGGCCGGCCCCCGCCCGGGACCGCCCCGCCCCGCTGCTCTCGGTCGAGGACCTGCGCGTGCAGTTCCGCACCGCGACCGGCGTGATCACCCCCGTCGACGGCCTGAGCTTCGAGATCGCTCCCGGCGAGACCCTCGCGGTGCTCGGCGAGTCCGGCAGCGGCAAGAGCGTCACCGCCCAGGCCGTGATGGGCCTGCTGCAGGCGGGCCGCATCACCGGCGGCCGGATCGTCTACGACGGCGTCGACCTGCTCACGCGGCCGGCGGCCGACGTGCGCCGGCTGCGCGGCTCCGAGATGGCGATGGTCTTCCAGGACCCGCTCAGCTCGCTCAACCCCGTGTTCCGGGTGGGCACGCAGATCGGCGAGATGTTCCGCCGCCATCGCGGTGCGTCGCGGCGCGAGGCGAAGGCGGCCGCGGTCGACCTGATGAAGCGCGTCGGCATCCCCGACGCGGCGAAGCGCGTCGACGACTACCCGCACCAGTTCTCCGGCGGCATGCGCCAGCGCGTGATGATCGCGATGGCGATCGCGCTCGACCCGCGGCTGCTCATCGCCGACGAACCGACCACCGCCCTCGACGTCACGGTGCAGGCGCAGGTCATGGCCCTGCTGGCGAGCCTGCAGCAGGAGTACGGGATGGCACTGGTGCTGATCACGCACGACCTCGGCGTGGTCGCCGACGTCGCCGACCGCATGCTGCTGATGTACGCCGGGCGGGCCGCGGAGACCGGCCCGATCAGGGAGGTCTACGAGCGCCCCGCGCACCCCTACGCCGCGGGGCTGATGGCCTCCCTGCCGAGCATCGCGGACGGCCAGGACCGCCTCACGCCGATCCCGGGCGCGCCGCCGAACCTCGCCGCCCTGCCCTCGGGCTGCCCGTTCCACCCCCGCTGCCCGTACGCGGTGGACCGCTGCCGCGACGAGCGGCCCCAGCTGCGCCCGGTCCCTCGCGCCGGGCGGGCGGCGGCGTGCCACCGCGCGGAGGAGGTCCTCGATGGAGCGTGA
- a CDS encoding LLM class F420-dependent oxidoreductase, with the protein MARDFRFSFNVFGIPSRKALQERCRRAESAGFHAVFAPDHLGGPAPFPVLQAAADVTEHLRVGTLVLNAPFWNPALLAREAASLDILSDGRLELGLGAGHMKREFDVAGIPWEPFGARARRLEETITELRRFFTADLAALPGGHSPVPVQRTGFDGSGPPLIVGGTGDRVLSVAARHADIIGVAGVYQVPGEPPGTFRLGTAAEADERVRFVRELAGERADDIEWHVLVQMVVPTDDRRAAAEDLVARFGGEMTVDEALETPFLLIGTPAQMAEQLRASRERYGFSYVTVHDPYYEAFEPVVELMRD; encoded by the coding sequence GTGGCTCGCGACTTCCGGTTCTCCTTCAACGTCTTCGGGATCCCGTCACGCAAGGCCCTGCAGGAGCGGTGCCGCCGCGCGGAGAGCGCCGGCTTCCACGCGGTCTTCGCCCCCGACCACCTCGGCGGGCCCGCGCCGTTCCCGGTGCTGCAGGCCGCGGCCGACGTGACCGAGCACCTGCGGGTCGGCACGCTCGTGCTGAACGCGCCGTTCTGGAACCCCGCGCTGCTCGCCAGGGAGGCCGCGTCGCTCGACATCCTGTCCGACGGCCGCCTGGAGCTGGGCCTCGGCGCCGGGCACATGAAACGCGAGTTCGACGTGGCCGGCATCCCGTGGGAACCGTTCGGCGCGCGGGCGCGCCGGCTGGAGGAGACGATCACCGAGCTGCGCCGGTTCTTCACCGCCGACCTGGCCGCGCTGCCCGGCGGCCACTCCCCGGTCCCGGTGCAGCGCACCGGCTTCGACGGCTCCGGCCCGCCGCTGATCGTCGGCGGCACCGGCGACCGGGTGCTGTCCGTCGCCGCGCGGCACGCCGACATCATCGGCGTCGCGGGCGTGTACCAGGTGCCCGGCGAGCCGCCGGGGACGTTCCGGCTCGGCACCGCCGCGGAGGCCGACGAGCGGGTGCGGTTCGTCAGGGAGCTGGCAGGCGAGCGGGCCGACGACATCGAGTGGCACGTGCTCGTGCAGATGGTCGTGCCCACCGACGACCGCCGCGCCGCCGCGGAAGACCTGGTCGCCCGCTTCGGTGGCGAGATGACGGTCGACGAGGCCCTGGAGACCCCGTTCCTGCTGATCGGCACTCCCGCGCAGATGGCCGAGCAGCTGCGAGCGTCCCGCGAGCGCTACGGCTTCTCCTACGTCACCGTGCACGACCCGTACTACGAGGCGTTCGAGCCGGTGGTGGAGCTGATGCGCGACTGA
- a CDS encoding ABC transporter ATP-binding protein translates to MEREPLLSVRDLHTTFPIRSALLRRRVGAVQAVAGVSFDLAPGRTLGLVGESGSGKSTLARTVVGLERPTSGQVLFQGRDLTTVPPVEMRRLRRDVQMIFQDPYASLNPRRTVEQIVSEAWEIHPDVVPRARWAAEVRDLLERVGLDPTHADRYPHQFSGGQRQRIGIARAIALRPKLVICDEAVSALDVSVQAQVLNLLQDLQRDLGLTYLFIAHDLSVVRHISDEVAVMYLGTVVEQAPTRELFERPTHPYTQALLSAVPVPRPWDQPDRARILLQGDLPSPAAPPSGCRFRTRCPKAVARCADETPALVERAGHPSACHFAEPLTAGAIG, encoded by the coding sequence ATGGAGCGTGAGCCCCTGCTCTCGGTGCGCGACCTGCACACCACCTTCCCGATCCGCTCCGCCCTGCTCCGCCGCCGGGTCGGCGCGGTGCAGGCGGTGGCGGGGGTCTCGTTCGACCTCGCCCCGGGACGCACCCTCGGCCTCGTCGGCGAGTCCGGGTCGGGCAAGTCCACGCTCGCCCGCACGGTCGTCGGCCTGGAGCGGCCCACCTCGGGGCAGGTGTTGTTCCAGGGGCGGGACCTCACGACGGTGCCGCCCGTCGAGATGCGCCGGCTGCGCCGCGACGTCCAGATGATCTTCCAGGACCCGTACGCCTCGCTGAACCCGCGCCGGACCGTCGAACAGATCGTGAGCGAGGCGTGGGAGATCCACCCCGACGTCGTGCCGCGGGCGCGGTGGGCGGCCGAGGTGCGCGACCTGCTCGAACGCGTGGGCCTCGACCCGACCCACGCCGACCGCTACCCGCACCAGTTCTCCGGCGGCCAGCGCCAGCGCATCGGTATCGCGCGCGCCATCGCCCTGCGTCCGAAGCTCGTGATCTGCGACGAGGCCGTGTCCGCGCTCGACGTGTCGGTGCAGGCCCAGGTGCTCAACCTGCTGCAGGACCTGCAGCGCGACCTGGGCCTGACCTACCTGTTCATCGCACACGACCTGTCCGTGGTGCGGCACATCAGCGATGAGGTCGCCGTGATGTACCTGGGCACGGTCGTGGAGCAGGCGCCCACGCGGGAGCTGTTCGAGCGGCCGACGCACCCGTACACGCAGGCGCTGCTCTCCGCGGTGCCGGTGCCGCGTCCGTGGGACCAGCCCGACCGCGCGCGGATCCTGCTGCAGGGCGACCTGCCCTCGCCCGCGGCGCCACCGTCGGGGTGCCGCTTCCGCACCCGCTGCCCGAAGGCCGTGGCGCGGTGCGCGGACGAGACGCCCGCGCTGGTGGAACGCGCCGGCCACCCGAGCGCCTGCCACTTCGCCGAGCCGCTGACCGCCGGGGCGATCGGATGA
- a CDS encoding histidine phosphatase family protein, with protein sequence MNRHSVLDDPDLDDWRAVRVVLVRHGESQGNAAARFEGQTGPGLTARGHAQARAIASGLERHGLPDLVVASDLLRVSETAAPYLARTGLPARIDTRWREAAVGTWSGRSFVEIAAEYPDIVRALRRGEDVRRGGGETFAEVRGRVAAALDDTLAPFTSTPAGSRHTVIVFTHGGPVRVATAEALGLPAGGHLGLDPPTNCAETVLDFVLGGDGSRSARLVAYNTPAPEEAA encoded by the coding sequence ATGAACAGGCACAGCGTCCTCGACGACCCCGATCTCGACGACTGGCGCGCCGTCCGCGTGGTGCTGGTGCGCCACGGGGAGTCGCAGGGCAACGCGGCCGCCCGGTTCGAGGGCCAGACCGGGCCGGGACTCACCGCCCGTGGGCACGCGCAGGCGCGCGCGATCGCCTCAGGCCTGGAGCGCCACGGCCTGCCCGACCTGGTGGTGGCCAGCGACCTGCTCCGCGTCTCCGAGACCGCGGCGCCCTACCTCGCCCGCACCGGGCTCCCCGCCCGCATCGACACCCGGTGGCGCGAGGCGGCCGTCGGCACGTGGAGCGGGCGCAGCTTCGTCGAGATCGCAGCGGAGTACCCCGACATCGTCCGCGCGCTGCGCCGGGGCGAGGACGTGCGGCGCGGCGGCGGCGAGACGTTCGCCGAGGTGCGGGGCCGGGTCGCCGCAGCACTGGACGACACGCTGGCCCCTTTCACGAGCACACCGGCCGGCAGCCGGCACACCGTGATCGTCTTCACCCACGGCGGGCCGGTCCGGGTGGCGACGGCCGAGGCACTGGGCCTGCCCGCGGGCGGGCACCTGGGCCTCGACCCGCCCACCAACTGCGCGGAGACCGTCCTGGATTTCGTCCTCGGCGGGGACGGGAGCCGGAGCGCGCGGCTCGTCGCCTACAACACGCCTGCGCCCGAGGAGGCAGCGTGA
- a CDS encoding endonuclease/exonuclease/phosphatase family protein has protein sequence MITFVATTYNLWGDAHLAEREPALRAFFRTRAPDLLATQELRPGSRALIDEELPGHARVVDDHPGWARQSNLWWRRELFELVAYGVRDVGILDPTAGLFWVRLRTAGGTVLVFATAHLTWPGHAEERATGVNQRVPQARAVAAALDELAGAGPCLFTSDVNDIGGPLWELGNAGFLDSFTALGSPAPPTHPVVPMPFTSGRGTRLSPVQSPAKAIDWIFSRGAVRPRTSEVVEFFHDGSAPSDHKPVVATFTLDEGAHR, from the coding sequence GTGATCACCTTCGTCGCCACGACCTACAACCTCTGGGGAGACGCCCACCTCGCCGAGCGGGAGCCCGCGCTGCGGGCGTTCTTCCGCACCCGGGCGCCGGACCTGCTCGCCACCCAGGAGCTGCGGCCCGGCTCGCGCGCCCTGATCGACGAGGAGCTCCCCGGCCACGCCCGGGTCGTCGACGATCACCCCGGCTGGGCGCGGCAGAGCAACCTCTGGTGGCGGCGCGAGCTGTTCGAGCTGGTCGCCTACGGGGTGCGGGACGTGGGGATCCTCGACCCGACGGCCGGCCTGTTCTGGGTGCGGCTGCGCACGGCGGGCGGCACCGTGCTCGTCTTCGCGACCGCGCACCTGACTTGGCCGGGCCACGCCGAGGAACGCGCGACCGGCGTCAACCAGCGCGTCCCGCAGGCGCGGGCCGTCGCCGCCGCGCTGGACGAGCTGGCCGGCGCCGGGCCGTGCCTGTTCACCTCCGACGTCAACGACATCGGCGGGCCGTTGTGGGAGCTGGGCAACGCCGGTTTCCTCGACTCGTTCACCGCTCTCGGGTCCCCGGCGCCGCCCACCCACCCGGTCGTCCCGATGCCGTTCACCAGCGGCCGGGGCACCCGCCTCTCGCCGGTGCAGTCGCCGGCCAAGGCCATCGACTGGATCTTCTCCCGGGGCGCGGTGCGGCCCCGTACCAGCGAGGTCGTCGAGTTCTTCCACGACGGTTCCGCACCGTCCGACCACAAGCCCGTGGTCGCGACGTTCACCCTGGACGAAGGAGCCCACCGGTGA
- a CDS encoding DUF6772 family protein: MSEARSAPSAESAFRSALLSVDPRLSKFRPLPRILAFDAFDSGTHGWTELLGNYDGRGNLDTVDDHMRDFRPPQLSSCTFFDIGTHGAMSGTYALKLATRPIPGHTATAIRRLTMSGRGLLQIEAYFTYKSEANLGGGPENDRFGDVVWDGNLHPSEAQFGAFTVATDLCGDGGLRYHTVARYLNTDLDNRLARQWVYPTVPEPTPREHLEGKVKLGYAADFTAPNPEDWEPFGEPQELCYNEVPTKVNWHYLRWQIDTEARRNVELQVNDRVLDMSDVPVPPYAERYDSLENLLNFYFSVRTHSATRNFLFLDSVVISVDW; the protein is encoded by the coding sequence ATGTCCGAAGCCCGCTCCGCGCCGTCCGCGGAGTCCGCGTTCCGGTCGGCCCTGCTGTCGGTCGACCCGCGCCTGTCGAAGTTCCGGCCGCTTCCCCGCATCCTCGCGTTCGACGCGTTCGACTCCGGCACGCACGGCTGGACCGAGCTGCTCGGCAACTACGACGGCCGCGGCAACCTCGACACGGTCGACGACCACATGCGCGACTTCCGGCCCCCGCAGCTGTCCTCGTGCACGTTCTTCGACATCGGCACGCACGGGGCAATGAGCGGCACCTACGCGCTGAAGCTCGCGACGCGCCCCATCCCTGGCCACACGGCCACCGCGATCCGCCGCCTCACGATGAGCGGCCGCGGGCTGCTGCAGATCGAGGCGTACTTCACCTACAAGTCCGAGGCGAACCTCGGCGGCGGTCCGGAGAACGACCGGTTCGGTGACGTCGTGTGGGACGGGAACCTGCACCCGTCCGAGGCGCAGTTCGGCGCCTTCACCGTGGCCACCGACCTGTGCGGCGACGGCGGCCTGCGCTACCACACGGTGGCGCGCTACCTGAACACCGACCTGGACAACCGGCTGGCCCGGCAGTGGGTCTACCCGACGGTGCCCGAGCCGACCCCGCGCGAGCACCTCGAGGGCAAGGTCAAGCTCGGCTACGCTGCCGACTTCACCGCGCCGAACCCGGAGGACTGGGAGCCGTTCGGCGAGCCCCAGGAGCTCTGCTACAACGAGGTGCCGACCAAGGTCAACTGGCACTACCTGCGGTGGCAGATCGACACGGAGGCCCGGCGCAACGTGGAGCTGCAGGTCAACGACCGCGTTCTGGACATGAGCGACGTCCCGGTGCCCCCGTACGCGGAGCGCTACGACTCGCTGGAGAACCTGCTCAACTTCTACTTCTCCGTCCGCACGCACTCCGCTACGAGAAACTTCCTGTTCCTCGACTCCGTCGTCATCTCCGTCGATTGGTGA
- a CDS encoding ABC transporter permease has translation MTVIAPPVPAKTAPIAPPSRRPGTARIRFAIAVIAVYVLAAIVGPVLLAYDSVATHTADRLLPPGSRTSDGTLAVFGTDQVGQDLLAQMLQGARVSIAVGLATLLLAGLIGVTVGVVAGYFGGWVDGVLMRLADVQLTFPSILLAIFIAALLGPSVVNVVIVLAVSNWVTFARVVRSQVLTVRGREYVDATRTLGAGTWHVVRRCILPACVAPVLVVATVELGHVILAEASLSFLGLGTPTSTPSWGVTIANGRNYLAEAWWIATIPGLALALLVVAFGVLGDALRDRFDPRLKSL, from the coding sequence ATGACCGTGATCGCGCCACCCGTCCCTGCAAAGACCGCGCCGATCGCCCCGCCGTCCCGGCGGCCGGGCACCGCACGGATCCGCTTCGCCATCGCCGTCATCGCGGTGTACGTGCTCGCGGCGATCGTCGGCCCGGTGCTGCTCGCGTACGACTCGGTCGCAACGCACACCGCGGACCGGCTGCTCCCCCCTGGCTCCCGCACCAGCGACGGGACCCTGGCCGTGTTCGGCACCGACCAGGTCGGGCAGGACCTGCTCGCCCAGATGCTGCAGGGTGCGCGCGTCTCGATCGCGGTCGGACTGGCGACGCTGCTGCTCGCCGGGCTGATCGGGGTGACCGTCGGCGTCGTCGCGGGCTACTTCGGCGGCTGGGTCGACGGCGTGCTCATGCGCCTCGCCGACGTGCAGCTGACGTTCCCCTCGATCCTCCTGGCGATCTTCATCGCCGCGCTGCTCGGCCCGAGCGTCGTGAACGTCGTGATCGTGCTGGCGGTGTCCAACTGGGTCACCTTCGCCCGGGTCGTCCGCAGCCAGGTGCTCACCGTGCGCGGCCGGGAGTACGTCGACGCCACCCGCACCCTCGGCGCGGGCACCTGGCACGTGGTGCGCCGCTGCATCCTGCCCGCCTGCGTCGCTCCCGTGCTGGTCGTGGCCACGGTGGAGCTGGGCCACGTGATCCTCGCCGAGGCGTCGCTGTCCTTCCTCGGCCTCGGCACGCCGACCAGCACCCCGAGCTGGGGCGTCACCATCGCCAACGGCCGCAACTACCTCGCCGAGGCGTGGTGGATCGCGACGATCCCCGGCCTGGCCCTCGCCCTACTCGTGGTGGCCTTCGGCGTCCTCGGCGACGCGCTGCGCGACCGCTTCGACCCCCGACTGAAGAGCCTGTAG
- a CDS encoding ABC transporter substrate-binding protein, with protein MRRLLPAAALAAVVVLSGALSACTTMSGGGGGAGEEQVLRYSPALFPVSLDAHQYPAEEPTQTAVQQVMETLVAMEDGQPVGVLAESFEPVGDNTWVFHLRAGVTFSDGTPLTARDVKASLERGQALKWSLAPLFTAVQQVEATDDRTVTFRTSEPLGTLPSSLSLVFIGPADRVNDPAYWERPIGTGPFLFESFTPDDRVVLRRNDTYWGEKATLDRVEIVSIPETAARITALRTGEVDVLQSIPPDQASEVDGRPDIAYGSGPSFQYYFTWFNSSRPPFDDVRVRQAMWHALDLNAIVGDLFGDSASVAEAPITQDVFGAPALQPYAYDPARAKALLAEAGHPDGLRVSMQWPREGGPNIRALAQAMVSAWAAIGVTVEPLEKERPQWLQDLNAKNFDLNLQTNTTGTGDADFTLARLYVCSANRTGYCNPELDRLLLDARASLDQGERERLYARAAQIIWDDAVGIFPADLRSNYAVRSRVKGFALPVNGRPQFRTVSIDTATGS; from the coding sequence ATGCGAAGGCTTCTGCCCGCGGCGGCGCTCGCCGCCGTCGTAGTTCTGTCGGGAGCGCTCTCGGCCTGCACCACGATGTCGGGAGGCGGCGGCGGTGCGGGCGAGGAGCAGGTGCTGCGCTACTCCCCCGCGCTCTTCCCCGTGTCGCTCGACGCGCACCAGTACCCCGCCGAGGAGCCGACGCAGACCGCGGTGCAGCAGGTCATGGAGACCCTCGTCGCGATGGAGGACGGGCAGCCGGTCGGCGTGCTCGCCGAGTCGTTCGAGCCCGTCGGCGACAACACGTGGGTGTTCCACCTGCGCGCGGGCGTGACGTTCAGCGACGGCACGCCGCTCACCGCCCGAGACGTCAAGGCGTCGCTGGAGCGGGGCCAGGCGCTCAAGTGGTCGCTCGCCCCGCTGTTCACGGCCGTCCAGCAGGTCGAGGCCACCGACGACCGGACGGTCACCTTCCGCACGTCCGAGCCGCTCGGGACGCTGCCCAGCTCGCTGTCGCTGGTGTTCATCGGCCCGGCCGACCGCGTGAACGACCCGGCGTACTGGGAGCGCCCGATCGGCACCGGGCCGTTCCTGTTCGAGAGCTTCACCCCCGACGACAGGGTGGTGCTGCGCCGCAACGACACCTACTGGGGCGAGAAGGCCACGCTCGACCGGGTCGAGATCGTCAGCATTCCGGAGACCGCGGCGCGGATCACGGCGCTGCGCACCGGGGAGGTGGACGTGCTGCAGTCCATCCCGCCCGACCAGGCGTCCGAGGTGGACGGCCGGCCGGACATCGCCTACGGCAGCGGTCCGAGCTTCCAGTACTACTTCACCTGGTTCAACTCCTCCCGCCCGCCGTTCGACGACGTCCGCGTCCGGCAGGCGATGTGGCACGCGCTCGACCTGAACGCGATCGTCGGCGACCTGTTCGGCGACAGCGCGAGCGTGGCGGAGGCACCCATCACCCAGGACGTCTTCGGTGCCCCCGCCCTGCAGCCCTACGCGTACGACCCGGCTCGGGCGAAGGCGCTGCTCGCCGAGGCGGGGCACCCGGACGGGCTGCGGGTGTCGATGCAGTGGCCGCGCGAGGGCGGGCCGAACATCCGCGCGCTCGCGCAGGCGATGGTGTCGGCGTGGGCCGCGATCGGCGTCACGGTCGAGCCCCTGGAGAAGGAGCGCCCGCAGTGGCTGCAGGACCTCAACGCGAAGAACTTCGACCTGAACCTGCAGACCAACACCACCGGCACCGGTGACGCCGACTTCACCCTCGCCCGGCTCTACGTCTGTTCGGCGAACCGCACCGGCTACTGCAACCCGGAGCTCGACCGGCTGCTGCTCGACGCCCGCGCCTCGCTCGACCAGGGCGAGCGCGAACGCCTCTACGCCCGGGCCGCGCAGATCATCTGGGACGACGCCGTCGGCATCTTCCCCGCCGACCTGCGCAGCAACTACGCGGTCCGCTCCCGCGTGAAGGGCTTCGCGCTGCCGGTCAACGGCCGCCCGCAGTTCCGCACCGTCTCGATCGACACCGCAACGGGCTCGTAG
- a CDS encoding LacI family DNA-binding transcriptional regulator translates to MTSRRPTLRDIAEALGLSVNTVSRALAGKSDISARTRRLVEAEAQRIGYVPNTLARSLVLGSAMTLGLVITTPSNPFYAQLIHGVEVQGRKHGYSMLLLVTDESETIEQGAVESLLRAAVDGVLAVPVQGGSDPWHRLATAGIPLVLVNRDLPAGRHDFVGIDYEQGAYDATRHAIEAGARRIWMLEEDLPITTIAGRVAGFRRAMAEAGLPVPDDAVRSVPTRRHESAALPWQPQESYVVAQEIVDRADRPDAVLVGNDYFALGLYRALAERGLRVPDDVLVLGYGDFPFSGFLTPPLTSVRLPAYEVGASAVDLLVERVRNRSAAPAQKRLLRPDLVVRPSSTLVTS, encoded by the coding sequence ATGACCTCCCGCCGGCCCACCCTGCGCGACATCGCCGAGGCGCTCGGCCTGTCGGTGAACACCGTGTCGCGGGCGCTGGCCGGCAAGTCCGACATCAGCGCCCGCACCCGGCGGCTGGTGGAGGCCGAGGCGCAGCGGATCGGGTACGTGCCGAACACGCTCGCGCGGTCGCTCGTGCTCGGGTCGGCGATGACGCTCGGCCTGGTGATCACCACCCCGTCCAACCCGTTCTACGCCCAGCTCATCCACGGGGTGGAGGTGCAGGGGCGCAAGCACGGCTACTCGATGCTGCTGCTCGTCACCGACGAGTCGGAGACGATCGAGCAGGGCGCGGTCGAGTCGCTGCTGCGGGCCGCGGTGGACGGGGTGCTCGCGGTGCCGGTGCAGGGCGGGTCCGACCCGTGGCACCGGCTCGCGACGGCGGGCATCCCGCTCGTCCTCGTGAACCGCGACCTGCCCGCCGGGCGGCACGACTTCGTCGGCATCGACTACGAGCAGGGCGCCTACGACGCCACCCGGCACGCGATCGAGGCAGGCGCGCGGCGGATCTGGATGCTGGAGGAGGACCTGCCGATCACCACGATCGCCGGGCGGGTCGCGGGCTTCCGGCGGGCCATGGCCGAGGCCGGCCTGCCGGTGCCCGACGACGCCGTGCGCTCGGTGCCGACGCGGCGCCACGAGTCGGCGGCGCTTCCGTGGCAGCCGCAGGAGTCCTACGTGGTGGCCCAGGAGATCGTCGACCGCGCCGACCGGCCCGACGCCGTCCTGGTGGGCAACGACTACTTCGCGCTCGGCCTCTACCGCGCGCTCGCCGAGCGCGGGCTGCGGGTGCCGGACGACGTGCTGGTGCTCGGCTACGGCGACTTCCCGTTCTCCGGGTTCCTCACCCCGCCGCTCACCAGCGTGCGACTGCCCGCCTACGAGGTGGGCGCGTCGGCGGTGGACCTGCTCGTCGAGCGCGTGCGCAACCGGTCGGCCGCGCCTGCGCAGAAGCGGCTGCTGCGGCCCGACCTCGTGGTGCGGCCGTCCTCGACGTTGGTGACGTCCTAG